The Sesamum indicum cultivar Zhongzhi No. 13 linkage group LG2, S_indicum_v1.0, whole genome shotgun sequence genome contains a region encoding:
- the LOC105155531 gene encoding F-box protein At1g47056-like, protein MGQAASASRPKFLKSAAVISPPVAEPGSENPDEVGDDLDDSVAGNDYTLNIPDECLACIFHSLSSGDRKRASLVCRRWLRVEGQSRHRLSLNAQTELASVIPRLFLRFDAVTKLALKCDRRSVSIGDDALILISLKCRNLTRFKLRACRELTDDGMSIFAKNCRNLQKFSCGSCSFGAKGMNSLLENCGLLEELSVKRLRGITDGAVSESIGPGKAADSLRVICLKDLYNGQCFGPLIIGAKNLRSLKLFRCSGDWDKMLEVVADRTDGLVEIHLERLQVSDLGLSAIAKCANLEILHLVKTPECTNIGLTAIAEKCRSLRKLHIDGWKTNRISDQGLIAVATYCPSLQELVLIGVNPTHLSLEKLATNCQNLERLALCGSETVGDAEISCIAAKCIALRKLCIKSCPVSDHGIEALAGGCPNLVKVKVKKCRGVTSEGADWLRATRVSLAVNLDAIEPELPDAGIIEQEIGAADTPLMGGRNRDGNARSASFNRLRSFSGRSLVACTFRRWASFGSRSRKNLGRS, encoded by the coding sequence ATGGGCCAGGCAGCTTCGGCCTCGAGGCCCAAATTCTTGAAGTCTGCCGCCGTGATCTCGCCGCCGGTGGCGGAACCGGGCTCGGAAAACCCTGATGAAGTGGGGGATGACTTGGATGACTCCGTTGCCGGGAATGATTACACTTTGAACATTCCTGACGAATGCCTTGCCTGCATTTTCCATTCGCTTTCGTCGGGCGACAGAAAGCGCGCCTCTTTGGTGTGCCGCCGCTGGCTGAGAGTGGAGGGGCAGAGCCGCCACCGACTGTCGCTCAATGCTCAGACGGAGCTTGCTAGTGTCATTCCTCGCTTGTTCCTTCGTTTTGATGCGGTTACTAAGCTTGCACTGAAATGTGACCGCAGATCTGTTAGCATTGGCGACGATGCTTTGATTCTGATCTCGCTCAAGTGCAGGAACCTCACGAGATTCAAGCTCCGGGCCTGCCGCGAGCTCACTGATGATGGGATGTCGATTTTCGCCAAGAATTGCCGGAATTTGCAGAAATTTTCTTGTGGGTCTTGCAGCTTTGGGGCTAAAGGTATGAATTCTTTGCTCGAAAATTGTGGGTTGCTGGAGGAACTGTCGGTGAAGCGGTTGCGTGGCATTACCGATGGGGCTGTATCTGAATCCATTGGCCCAGGAAAGGCAGCGGATTCTTTGAGAGTTATTTGTTTGAAGGATCTTTACAATGGCCAGTGCTTCGGGCCGTTGATTATTGGGGCTAAGAATTTGAGGAGTTTGAAGCTGTTCAGATGTTCCGGGGATTGGGATAAGATGCTTGAAGTTGTTGCTGATAGGACTGATGGGCTTGTAGAGATTCATTTAGAGAGGCTTCAGGTTAGCGATCTCGGGCTGTCCGCAATCGCTAAGTGTGCAAACCTTGAAATATTGCATTTGGTAAAAACTCCTGAATGCACAAACATTGGACTTACGGCGATTGCAGAAAAATGCAGGTCGCTTAGGAAGCTCCATATTGATGGATGGAAAACAAATAGAATAAGTGATCAAGGATTAATTGCTGTAGCTACTTACTGTCCTAGTCTGCAAGAATTGGTGTTGATCGGTGTGAATCCTACGCATTTGAGTTTAGAGAAGTTAGCTacaaattgtcaaaatttggaAAGGTTAGCTCTCTGTGGCAGTGAAACTGTTGGGGATGCTGAGATATCATGCATTGCTGCAAAATGTATTGCCTTAAGGAAGTTGTGCATAAAGAGTTGTCCAGTTTCGGACCATGGCATTGAAGCATTAGCCGGTGGGTGCCCTAATCTGGTGAAGGTGAAGGTTAAGAAGTGTCGGGGGGTGACCTCTGAGGGAGCAGATTGGTTGAGGGCAACTAGGGTTTCTCTTGCAGTGAATTTGGATGCCATCGAGCCTGAATTGCCGGATGCGGGAATCATTGAGCAGGAGATTGGTGCTGCTGATACCCCATTAATGGGTGGTCGAAATAGGGATGGTAACGCGAGGTCTGCTTCATTTAACAGGTTACGTTCTTTTTCAGGGAGGAGCTTGGTGGCATGCACCTTCAGGAGGTGGGCAAGCTTTGGTAGCAGGTCACGGAAAAATTTGGGAAGGAGCTGA